From Pseudomonas sp. FP2335, the proteins below share one genomic window:
- the glmM gene encoding phosphoglucosamine mutase codes for MTKKYFGTDGIRGRVGEFPITPDFMLKLGWAAGMAFRSMGACRILVGKDTRISGYMFESALEAGLSAAGADVMLLGPMPTPAIAYLTRTFHAEAGIVISASHNPHDDNGIKFFSGQGTKLPDEIELMIEELLDAPMTVVESSKLGKVSRINDASGRYIEFCKSSVPTSTNFAGLKIVVDCAHGATYKVAPSVFKELGAEVTVLSAQPDGLNINENCGSTHMEQLQAAVLAKHADLGIAFDGDGDRVLMVDHTGAVVDGDDLLFIIARDLHERNKLQGGVVGTLMSNLGLELALADLGIPFVRANVGDRYVIAELLERNWQVGGENSGHVVCFQHTTTGDAIIAALQVLLSLRRREESLAQARQALRKCPQVLLNVRFAGGENPIEHPAVKDACERVTLAMAGRGRVLLRKSGTEPLVRVMVEGDDETQVREHAESLAKLVSEVCA; via the coding sequence ATGACTAAAAAATACTTTGGCACCGACGGTATCCGTGGTCGGGTCGGCGAGTTTCCGATTACTCCTGACTTCATGCTCAAGCTGGGTTGGGCGGCAGGCATGGCGTTCCGCAGCATGGGCGCGTGCCGCATCCTGGTGGGCAAGGACACCCGCATTTCGGGTTATATGTTTGAGTCTGCGCTCGAGGCGGGTTTGTCTGCTGCCGGTGCTGATGTGATGTTGCTGGGGCCGATGCCGACGCCGGCGATCGCCTACCTGACGCGTACCTTCCACGCTGAAGCCGGTATTGTGATCAGCGCTTCGCACAATCCCCACGATGACAATGGCATCAAGTTCTTTTCCGGTCAGGGCACCAAGTTGCCTGACGAAATCGAGCTGATGATCGAAGAATTGCTCGACGCACCGATGACTGTGGTCGAGTCCAGTAAGCTGGGCAAGGTGTCGCGCATCAATGATGCCTCTGGGCGTTACATCGAGTTTTGCAAAAGCAGTGTTCCTACCAGTACCAATTTTGCCGGGCTGAAAATTGTTGTCGATTGCGCACACGGTGCGACCTACAAGGTTGCCCCGAGCGTGTTCAAGGAGTTGGGTGCCGAAGTAACGGTGCTGTCGGCGCAGCCTGATGGTTTGAATATCAACGAGAACTGTGGCTCCACGCACATGGAGCAGTTGCAGGCAGCCGTGCTGGCCAAGCATGCTGACTTGGGTATTGCCTTTGATGGCGATGGCGATCGCGTGCTGATGGTGGATCACACGGGCGCGGTGGTCGATGGCGATGACCTGCTGTTCATCATTGCTCGCGACTTGCATGAGCGTAACAAGCTGCAGGGCGGCGTCGTTGGTACGTTGATGAGTAATCTGGGATTGGAGTTGGCCCTGGCTGACCTGGGGATTCCCTTTGTTCGTGCCAATGTCGGTGACCGTTACGTAATCGCCGAGCTGCTGGAGCGTAACTGGCAAGTGGGTGGCGAGAACTCCGGGCATGTTGTCTGCTTCCAGCACACCACTACTGGCGACGCAATTATCGCGGCGCTCCAGGTATTGCTGTCTTTGCGTCGTCGTGAAGAGAGTCTTGCTCAGGCGCGTCAGGCGCTGCGCAAGTGCCCGCAAGTGCTCCTCAATGTGCGCTTTGCAGGGGGTGAAAACCCAATCGAGCACCCGGCTGTCAAAGATGCCTGTGAGCGTGTGACGCTGGCAATGGCGGGGCGTGGGCGGGTGTTGCTGCGCAAGTCCGGCACAGAGCCTTTGGTGCGCGTCATGGTCGAAGGTGACGATGAAACGCAGGTTCGCGAGCATGCAGAAAGCCTGGCAAAACTGGTAAGTGAAGTTTGCGCCTGA
- the folP gene encoding dihydropteroate synthase: MTSVLSSTRLPCGNRVLDLAHTHVMGILNVTPDSFSDGGRFSQLDAALRHAEAMVLAGATLIDVGGESTRPGARVVSPLEELERVAPIVERIAQELDVIISVDTSTPAVMRETARLGAGLINDVRSLRRDGALDAAAATGLPVCLMHMLGEPGNMQDNPHYDDLVGEVSSFLAERIAQCAGVGIAPEKIILDPGFGFAKTLQHNLSLFKHMESLHALGRPLLVGVSRKSMIGLALNRPVGERLYGGLALAALAVTKGARILRVHDVAETVDVVRMIAAVESAE, translated from the coding sequence ATGACTTCTGTGCTGTCCTCCACCCGGTTGCCTTGCGGCAATCGGGTTCTTGATTTGGCCCATACGCATGTCATGGGCATTCTTAATGTCACTCCTGATTCCTTCTCTGATGGTGGTCGCTTCAGCCAGCTTGATGCTGCGTTGCGCCACGCCGAGGCGATGGTGTTGGCTGGTGCGACCTTGATCGATGTGGGAGGGGAGTCCACCCGTCCCGGTGCTCGTGTGGTTTCTCCCTTGGAGGAGCTGGAGCGGGTTGCGCCGATTGTCGAGCGCATCGCCCAGGAGCTGGATGTCATTATCTCGGTTGATACCTCGACCCCGGCTGTGATGCGCGAAACCGCGCGGCTGGGGGCTGGGCTTATCAATGACGTGCGTTCCTTGCGGCGTGACGGTGCCCTGGATGCGGCAGCAGCCACCGGTCTGCCGGTGTGCCTGATGCACATGCTGGGGGAGCCTGGAAATATGCAGGACAATCCGCACTACGACGATCTCGTTGGTGAGGTGAGCAGTTTCCTGGCTGAGCGGATCGCTCAGTGCGCTGGAGTAGGCATCGCTCCCGAGAAGATCATCCTTGATCCTGGGTTTGGCTTCGCCAAGACCCTGCAACATAATTTGAGTCTGTTTAAACACATGGAGTCCCTCCATGCGCTTGGTCGTCCCTTGTTGGTTGGGGTTTCGCGCAAGAGCATGATAGGGCTGGCATTGAATCGTCCAGTGGGTGAGCGGTTGTATGGTGGCCTGGCGCTTGCGGCGCTTGCCGTGACCAAGGGCGCACGCATCTTGCGTGTACATGATGTCGCCGAGACGGTCGATGTGGTGCGCATGATTGCCGCTGTAGAATCCGCCGAATAA
- the ftsH gene encoding ATP-dependent zinc metalloprotease FtsH has translation MAKNLILWLIIAAVLVTVMNNFSSPNEPQTLNYSDFIQQVKDGKVERVAIDGFVINGKRNDGDSFKTIRPNIPDNGLIGDLVDNHVVVEGKQPEQQSIWTQLLVASFPILVIIAVFMFFMRQMQGGAGGKGGPMSFGKSKARLLSEDQVKTTLADVAGCDEAKEEVGELVEFLRDPGKFQRLGGRIPRGVLMVGPPGTGKTLLAKAIAGEAKVPFFTISGSDFVEMFVGVGASRVRDMFEQAKKHAPCIIFIDEIDAVGRHRGAGMGGGHDEREQTLNQLLVEMDGFEMNDGIIVIAATNRPDVLDPALLRPGRFDRQVVVGLPDIRGREQILKVHMRKVPMGDDVAPAVIARGTPGFSGADLANLVNEASLFAARTGKRIVEMKEFELAKDKIMMGAERKSMVMSEKEKQNTAYHEAGHAIVGRVVPEHDPVYKVSIIPRGRALGVTMFLPEEDRYSLSKRALISQICSLYGGRIAEEMTLGFDGVTTGASNDIMRASQIARNMVTKWGLSEKLGPLMYAEEEGEVFLGRGGGGQSASFSGETAKLIDSEVRSIIDQCYGTAKQILTDNRDKLDAMADALMKYETIDADQIDDIMAGRTPREPRDWEGGSGTSGTPPVVQNERPETPIGGPAADH, from the coding sequence ATGGCAAAGAATCTGATCCTGTGGTTGATCATCGCGGCTGTCCTTGTGACGGTGATGAACAACTTCTCCAGCCCTAACGAGCCGCAGACCCTCAACTACTCCGACTTCATCCAGCAAGTCAAGGATGGCAAGGTCGAGCGTGTAGCGATTGATGGCTTTGTGATCAACGGCAAGCGCAACGACGGCGATAGCTTCAAGACCATTCGTCCGAACATTCCGGACAACGGCCTGATCGGCGATCTGGTGGACAACCACGTCGTGGTTGAAGGCAAGCAGCCTGAGCAGCAGAGCATCTGGACCCAGCTCCTGGTCGCCAGCTTCCCGATCCTGGTGATTATTGCCGTGTTCATGTTCTTCATGCGCCAGATGCAAGGTGGTGCGGGAGGCAAGGGCGGGCCGATGAGCTTTGGCAAGAGCAAGGCGCGCCTGCTTTCCGAAGATCAGGTGAAGACCACCCTGGCTGATGTTGCCGGTTGCGATGAAGCCAAGGAAGAAGTCGGTGAGTTGGTCGAGTTCCTGCGCGATCCGGGCAAGTTCCAGCGCCTGGGTGGTCGCATTCCACGTGGTGTGCTGATGGTAGGCCCGCCAGGTACGGGTAAAACCTTGCTGGCCAAGGCGATTGCCGGCGAAGCGAAAGTGCCGTTCTTCACCATTTCCGGTTCTGACTTCGTCGAGATGTTTGTCGGTGTCGGCGCCAGCCGTGTTCGCGATATGTTCGAGCAGGCCAAGAAGCACGCACCTTGCATTATCTTCATCGATGAAATCGACGCCGTTGGTCGCCATCGTGGCGCCGGCATGGGCGGCGGTCATGATGAGCGTGAGCAGACCCTCAACCAACTGCTGGTTGAGATGGACGGCTTTGAAATGAATGACGGCATCATTGTCATCGCTGCTACCAACCGTCCGGATGTATTGGACCCTGCGTTGCTGCGTCCCGGCCGTTTCGACCGCCAGGTCGTGGTCGGCTTGCCGGACATCCGTGGTCGTGAGCAGATTCTCAAAGTGCATATGCGCAAAGTGCCGATGGGCGACGACGTGGCTCCGGCCGTGATTGCCCGTGGTACTCCTGGCTTCTCCGGTGCTGACCTGGCCAACCTGGTTAACGAGGCTTCGCTGTTTGCGGCCCGTACCGGCAAGCGCATCGTCGAAATGAAAGAGTTCGAACTGGCGAAAGACAAGATCATGATGGGCGCCGAGCGCAAATCCATGGTCATGTCCGAGAAAGAAAAGCAGAACACTGCTTATCACGAAGCCGGTCACGCCATTGTTGGTCGCGTTGTGCCAGAGCATGACCCGGTCTACAAGGTATCGATCATTCCTCGCGGTCGGGCGCTGGGTGTCACCATGTTCCTGCCGGAAGAAGATCGCTACAGCCTTTCCAAGCGTGCGCTGATCAGCCAGATCTGTTCGCTGTACGGCGGCCGTATCGCGGAAGAAATGACCCTGGGCTTTGACGGTGTGACCACCGGCGCGTCCAACGACATCATGCGTGCCAGCCAGATTGCGCGAAACATGGTGACCAAGTGGGGCTTGTCGGAAAAACTCGGTCCTTTGATGTATGCCGAGGAAGAAGGTGAGGTGTTCCTGGGTCGTGGCGGCGGCGGTCAAAGCGCCAGCTTCTCCGGTGAGACAGCCAAGCTGATCGACTCCGAAGTGCGCAGCATCATCGACCAGTGCTACGGCACGGCCAAGCAGATCCTGACCGATAACCGCGACAAGCTCGACGCGATGGCTGACGCGCTGATGAAGTACGAAACCATTGATGCCGACCAGATCGACGACATCATGGCTGGCCGCACCCCGCGTGAGCCTCGCGATTGGGAAGGTGGTTCGGGTACTTCGGGTACGCCGCCAGTGGTCCAGAATGAACGCCCTGAAACCCCGATCGGCGGCCCTGCGGCTGACCATTAA
- the rlmE gene encoding 23S rRNA (uridine(2552)-2'-O)-methyltransferase RlmE, translating into MARSKTSLKWLQEHFNDPYVKKAQKDGYRSRASYKLLEIQDKDKLIRPGMSVIDLGAAPGGWSQVTSRLIGGQGRLIASDILEMDSIPDVTFVHGDFTQDTVLAQILEAVGNSQVDLVISDMAPNMSGLPAVDMPRAMFLCELALDLAGRVLRPGGDFLVKVFQGEGFDEYHKNIRKLFDKVQTRKPDSSRDRSREQYLLCRGFRGVEGATSEERF; encoded by the coding sequence GTGGCCCGTTCCAAAACTAGCCTCAAGTGGCTGCAAGAGCATTTCAACGATCCTTACGTCAAAAAGGCGCAAAAGGACGGCTATCGTTCCCGTGCCAGCTACAAGCTGCTGGAGATCCAGGACAAGGACAAGCTGATCCGTCCAGGCATGAGCGTTATCGATCTTGGTGCAGCCCCTGGTGGCTGGTCCCAGGTGACCAGTCGTCTGATTGGTGGGCAAGGTCGCCTTATCGCTTCCGACATCCTCGAGATGGACAGCATCCCGGACGTGACCTTTGTTCATGGTGACTTTACCCAGGACACGGTGCTCGCCCAAATCCTTGAGGCTGTGGGAAATTCGCAGGTAGACCTTGTGATTTCCGACATGGCCCCCAATATGAGTGGATTACCGGCCGTCGATATGCCGCGTGCAATGTTCCTTTGCGAGCTGGCACTGGATTTGGCGGGTCGGGTATTGCGTCCCGGTGGCGATTTCCTGGTGAAGGTCTTCCAGGGTGAAGGTTTCGACGAGTACCACAAGAACATACGCAAGTTGTTCGATAAGGTGCAGACGCGTAAGCCAGACTCTTCCCGGGACCGGTCCAGAGAGCAATACCTGCTGTGCCGTGGCTTCCGTGGCGTCGAAGGTGCGACGAGTGAAGAGCGTTTTTGA
- a CDS encoding YhbY family RNA-binding protein — MPLTQEQKKQYKSIGHHLKPVLIVADNGLTEGVLAELERALGDHELIKIKVNILDREARLAAIAELCKVGKADLVQVIGKMALLYRKNFSVNKQLSNVHRFK; from the coding sequence ATGCCGCTCACTCAAGAGCAGAAGAAACAGTACAAATCCATTGGCCACCATCTGAAACCAGTTCTGATTGTGGCAGACAACGGTTTGACTGAAGGTGTGTTAGCCGAACTTGAACGCGCATTGGGCGATCACGAACTGATCAAGATCAAGGTCAACATCCTTGACCGCGAAGCGCGCCTGGCCGCCATTGCAGAACTGTGCAAGGTGGGCAAGGCCGACCTGGTTCAGGTCATCGGCAAGATGGCGCTGCTGTATCGCAAGAACTTCAGCGTCAACAAGCAGCTGTCGAACGTTCATCGCTTCAAATGA
- a CDS encoding MFS transporter, whose translation MLWQLSQMLWVGGLWLLHIGVLPALGLIGLAPLLIDEIDGLLSALLVGFAAACVTLQALVLVKAEGWGSLWRDIRGQLLLMALYACAMFCIVHVWLPEALRWQLFSYLVLGFSGLVLVVQPAPGWSGRAREARP comes from the coding sequence ATGCTTTGGCAGCTCTCCCAGATGCTTTGGGTGGGTGGCCTGTGGTTGTTGCACATTGGTGTTTTACCGGCGCTGGGCCTGATAGGCCTGGCACCGTTGCTGATCGATGAGATCGACGGATTACTGAGTGCGCTGCTGGTGGGTTTTGCGGCGGCGTGCGTGACACTCCAGGCGTTGGTGCTGGTCAAGGCCGAAGGCTGGGGGAGTTTGTGGCGGGATATTCGCGGCCAACTGCTGTTGATGGCGCTGTATGCGTGTGCAATGTTTTGCATCGTGCATGTGTGGCTGCCGGAAGCGTTGCGCTGGCAGTTGTTCAGCTATCTTGTGCTAGGGTTCTCTGGCTTGGTCCTGGTTGTGCAACCTGCACCGGGATGGAGTGGCAGGGCGCGCGAAGCACGCCCGTGA
- the greA gene encoding transcription elongation factor GreA, translating to MTKYPMTVQGFKALEEEHAHLTKVVRPKLSQDIGTARELGDLKENAEYHAAREQQGMVEARIRDIEGRLQNSVVIDVTTIPKTGKVIFGTTVEIANVETDESVVYHIVGEDEADFKLGKISVGSPLARALIAKEEGDVVAVKTPGGVIEYEIVEVRHV from the coding sequence ATGACCAAATACCCAATGACCGTCCAGGGCTTCAAGGCCCTGGAAGAGGAACACGCCCATCTGACCAAGGTCGTCCGTCCAAAGCTGAGCCAGGACATCGGTACGGCCCGCGAGCTGGGTGACTTGAAGGAAAACGCTGAATACCACGCTGCTCGCGAGCAGCAGGGTATGGTTGAGGCGCGGATCCGTGACATCGAAGGCCGCCTGCAGAACTCGGTGGTGATCGACGTGACGACCATTCCGAAGACCGGCAAGGTGATTTTCGGCACGACCGTGGAAATCGCCAATGTCGAGACTGACGAAAGTGTGGTCTACCACATCGTTGGCGAGGACGAAGCTGACTTCAAGCTCGGCAAGATCTCCGTCGGTTCACCGCTGGCCCGCGCCTTGATTGCCAAGGAAGAGGGGGATGTGGTGGCCGTCAAGACGCCGGGTGGCGTGATCGAGTACGAGATTGTTGAAGTTCGTCACGTCTGA
- the carB gene encoding carbamoyl-phosphate synthase large subunit — MPKRTDIKSILILGAGPIVIGQACEFDYSGAQACKALREEGYRVILVNSNPATIMTDPDMADATYIEPIKWQTVAKIIEKERPDALLPTMGGQTALNCALDLEREGVLEKFGVEMIGANADTIDKAEDRSRFDKAMKSIGLACPRSGIAHSMEEANAVLETLGFPCIIRPSFTMGGTGGGIAYNREEFEEICARGLDLSPTKELLIDESLIGWKEYEMEVVRDKKDNCIIVCSIENFDPMGVHTGDSITVAPAQTLTDKEYQILRNASLAVLREIGVETGGSNVQFGICPNTGRMVVIEMNPRVSRSSALASKATGFPIAKVAAKLAVGYTLDELSNDITGGKTPASFEPSIDYVVTKLPRFAFEKFAKADARLTTQMKSVGEVMAIGRTFQESLQKALRGLEVGVCGLDEKLDLSNPESMSVLKRELTVPGAERIWYVADAFRAGLSVEDIFGMNMIDPWFLVQIEDLIKEEEKVKTLGLASIDRDMMFRLKRKGFSDQRLAKLLGVTEKNLRTHRHKLEIFPVYKRVDTCAAEFSTDTAYLYSTYEEECEAAPSGRDKIMILGGGPNRIGQGIEFDYCCVHAALALRADGYETIMVNCNPETVSTDYDTSDRLYFEPVTLEDVLEIVRVEKPKGVIVQYGGQTPLKLARALEAAGVPIIGTSPDAIDRAEDRERFQQMVERLNLRQPPNATVRSEDEAIRAASKIGYPLVVRPSYVLGGRAMEIVYEEEELKRYLRDAVKVSNDSPVLLDHFLNCAIEMDVDAVCDGTDVVIGAIMQHIEQAGVHSGDSACSLPPYSLPVHIQDEMREQVKKMALELGVVGLMNVQLALQGEDIYVIEVNPRASRTVPFVSKCIGVSLAMIAARVMAGKTLKEIGFTKEIIPNFYSVKEAVFPFAKFPGVDPILGPEMKSTGEVMGVGDTFGEAFAKAQMGASEVLPTGGTAFISVRDDDKPLVAGVARDLINLGFEVVATAGTAKLIEAAGLKVRRVNKVTEGRPHVVDMIKNDEVTLIINTTEGRQSIADSYSIRRNALQHKIYCTTTIAAGEAICEALKFGPEKTVRRLQDLHAGLKA; from the coding sequence ATGCCAAAACGTACAGACATAAAAAGCATCCTGATTCTTGGCGCTGGCCCGATCGTTATCGGCCAGGCCTGCGAATTCGACTACTCCGGCGCCCAGGCCTGCAAAGCCCTGCGCGAAGAGGGCTACCGCGTCATCCTGGTGAACTCCAACCCGGCCACCATCATGACCGACCCGGACATGGCCGACGCCACCTACATCGAGCCGATCAAGTGGCAAACCGTTGCCAAGATCATCGAGAAAGAGCGTCCGGACGCACTGTTGCCAACCATGGGTGGCCAGACTGCCCTGAACTGCGCCCTGGACCTGGAGCGCGAAGGCGTCCTGGAAAAGTTCGGCGTAGAGATGATCGGTGCCAACGCCGACACCATCGACAAGGCTGAAGACCGTTCGCGTTTCGACAAGGCGATGAAATCCATCGGCCTGGCGTGCCCGCGTTCCGGTATCGCCCACAGCATGGAAGAGGCCAACGCGGTCCTCGAGACCCTGGGCTTCCCGTGCATCATCCGTCCGTCCTTCACCATGGGCGGCACGGGTGGCGGTATCGCTTACAACCGTGAAGAATTCGAAGAAATCTGCGCCCGCGGCCTGGACCTGTCGCCGACCAAAGAGCTGCTGATCGACGAATCCCTGATCGGTTGGAAAGAATATGAGATGGAGGTTGTCCGCGATAAGAAGGACAACTGCATCATCGTCTGCTCCATCGAAAACTTTGACCCGATGGGCGTGCACACCGGTGACTCGATCACCGTGGCTCCAGCGCAGACCCTGACCGACAAGGAATACCAGATCCTGCGTAACGCCTCCCTGGCGGTACTGCGCGAGATCGGCGTGGAAACCGGCGGTTCCAACGTTCAGTTCGGCATCTGCCCGAACACCGGCCGCATGGTCGTGATCGAAATGAACCCGCGTGTATCCCGCTCTTCGGCTCTGGCCTCGAAAGCCACCGGCTTCCCGATTGCCAAGGTCGCGGCCAAGCTGGCGGTGGGTTACACCCTGGATGAGCTGTCGAACGACATCACCGGCGGCAAGACTCCGGCGTCCTTCGAGCCGTCCATCGACTACGTCGTGACCAAGCTGCCACGTTTCGCCTTCGAGAAGTTCGCCAAGGCTGACGCGCGCCTGACCACCCAGATGAAATCCGTGGGTGAAGTCATGGCCATCGGCCGTACGTTCCAAGAATCCTTGCAGAAAGCCCTGCGCGGCCTGGAAGTGGGCGTTTGTGGCCTGGACGAGAAGCTCGACCTGAGCAACCCGGAAAGCATGAGCGTGCTCAAGCGCGAGCTGACCGTGCCGGGCGCCGAGCGTATCTGGTACGTGGCTGATGCCTTCCGTGCCGGCCTGTCCGTCGAAGACATCTTCGGCATGAACATGATCGACCCATGGTTCCTGGTGCAGATCGAAGATCTGATCAAGGAAGAAGAGAAGGTCAAGACCCTGGGTCTGGCCAGCATCGACCGCGACATGATGTTCCGCCTCAAGCGCAAAGGTTTCTCCGACCAGCGTCTGGCCAAGCTGCTGGGCGTGACCGAGAAAAACCTGCGGACCCATCGCCACAAGCTGGAGATCTTCCCGGTCTACAAGCGCGTTGACACCTGCGCTGCCGAGTTCTCCACCGATACCGCGTACCTGTACTCCACCTACGAGGAAGAGTGCGAAGCGGCGCCGTCGGGTCGCGACAAGATCATGATCCTGGGCGGCGGTCCAAACCGTATCGGCCAAGGCATCGAGTTCGACTACTGCTGCGTACACGCCGCTCTGGCCCTGCGCGCAGACGGGTACGAGACCATCATGGTCAACTGCAACCCGGAAACTGTGTCCACCGACTACGACACTTCTGATCGCCTGTACTTCGAACCAGTGACCCTGGAAGACGTGCTGGAAATCGTACGCGTCGAGAAGCCCAAAGGCGTGATCGTCCAGTACGGCGGCCAAACCCCGCTGAAACTGGCTCGCGCCCTTGAAGCGGCTGGCGTGCCGATCATCGGTACCAGCCCTGACGCCATCGACCGTGCCGAAGACCGTGAGCGCTTCCAGCAAATGGTTGAGCGCCTGAACCTGCGTCAGCCGCCAAACGCCACTGTGCGTAGCGAAGACGAGGCCATCCGTGCAGCCAGCAAGATCGGCTACCCGCTGGTGGTGCGTCCGTCCTACGTGCTGGGCGGTCGGGCGATGGAAATCGTCTACGAAGAAGAAGAGCTCAAGCGTTACCTGCGTGACGCCGTGAAAGTGTCCAATGACAGCCCGGTGCTGCTGGACCACTTCCTCAATTGCGCCATCGAAATGGACGTGGACGCTGTCTGCGACGGCACCGACGTGGTGATCGGCGCGATCATGCAGCACATCGAACAGGCTGGCGTTCACTCCGGTGACTCCGCGTGCTCGCTGCCGCCGTACTCGCTGCCGGTGCACATCCAGGACGAGATGCGCGAACAGGTCAAGAAAATGGCCCTGGAGCTGGGTGTGGTCGGCCTGATGAACGTACAGTTGGCGCTGCAAGGCGAAGACATCTACGTTATTGAAGTCAACCCGCGCGCTTCGCGTACCGTGCCGTTTGTTTCCAAATGCATCGGTGTTTCCCTGGCCATGATCGCTGCCCGTGTGATGGCTGGTAAGACCCTGAAGGAAATCGGCTTCACCAAGGAAATCATCCCGAACTTCTACAGCGTGAAAGAGGCGGTGTTCCCATTCGCCAAATTCCCTGGTGTGGACCCGATCCTGGGCCCTGAAATGAAGTCCACTGGCGAAGTGATGGGCGTGGGCGATACCTTCGGTGAAGCATTCGCCAAGGCCCAGATGGGCGCCAGCGAAGTGCTGCCGACCGGCGGTACTGCGTTCATCAGCGTGCGTGATGACGACAAGCCACTGGTTGCAGGCGTTGCCCGTGATCTGATCAACTTGGGCTTCGAAGTCGTGGCCACTGCCGGGACCGCCAAGCTGATCGAGGCTGCCGGTCTGAAAGTGCGTCGCGTGAACAAGGTGACGGAAGGCCGTCCGCACGTGGTCGACATGATCAAGAACGACGAAGTCACCTTGATCATCAACACCACTGAAGGTCGCCAGTCGATCGCGGATTCCTACTCCATTCGTCGTAACGCCTTGCAGCACAAGATCTACTGCACCACCACCATTGCTGCTGGCGAAGCTATCTGCGAAGCGCTCAAGTTCGGTCCGGAAAAGACCGTGCGTCGCTTGCAGGATCTACACGCAGGATTGAAGGCATGA
- the carA gene encoding glutamine-hydrolyzing carbamoyl-phosphate synthase small subunit — MTKPAILALADGSIFRGEAIGADGQTVGEVVFNTAMTGYQEILTDPSYAQQIVTLTYPHIGNTGTTPEDVESDRVWSAGLVIRDLPLVASNWRNTMSLSDYLKANNVVAIAGIDTRRLTRILREKGSQNGCIMVGDNISEAAAIAAAQGFPGLKGMDLAKVVSTKESYEWRSTVWELKTDSHATIEAAELPYHVVAYDYGVKYNILRMLVERGCRVTVVPAQTPASDVLALQPDGVFLSNGPGDPEPCDYAIQAIKDVLETEIPVFGICLGHQLLALASGAKTLKMGHGHHGANHPVQDLDTGVVMITSQNHGFAVDEATLPGNVRAIHKSLFDGSLQGIERTDKSAFSFQGHPEASPGPNDVAPLFDRFINEMAKRR; from the coding sequence TTGACTAAGCCAGCCATACTCGCCCTTGCTGATGGCAGCATTTTTCGCGGCGAAGCCATTGGAGCCGACGGTCAGACCGTTGGAGAGGTGGTGTTTAACACCGCCATGACCGGCTATCAGGAAATCCTTACCGATCCTTCCTACGCCCAACAGATCGTTACCCTGACCTATCCACACATCGGCAACACCGGTACTACACCGGAAGACGTCGAGTCTGATCGTGTCTGGTCGGCTGGTCTGGTGATTCGTGACCTGCCACTGGTTGCGAGCAACTGGCGTAACACGATGTCGCTGTCCGATTACCTGAAAGCCAACAATGTTGTGGCGATCGCCGGTATCGATACGCGCCGCCTGACACGCATCCTGCGTGAAAAAGGCTCGCAGAACGGCTGCATCATGGTCGGTGACAATATTTCCGAAGCTGCTGCAATTGCTGCTGCGCAGGGTTTCCCTGGCCTGAAAGGCATGGACCTGGCAAAAGTGGTCAGCACCAAGGAATCGTATGAGTGGCGCTCCACTGTCTGGGAATTGAAGACCGACAGTCACGCAACCATCGAGGCCGCCGAGCTGCCTTACCACGTTGTGGCCTACGACTACGGCGTCAAGTACAACATCCTGCGCATGCTGGTCGAGCGCGGCTGCCGCGTGACCGTGGTGCCGGCGCAAACCCCGGCCAGCGATGTCCTGGCCCTGCAACCGGACGGCGTGTTCCTGTCCAACGGCCCGGGCGACCCTGAGCCGTGCGACTACGCCATCCAGGCGATCAAGGACGTGCTGGAAACCGAGATCCCGGTGTTCGGCATCTGCCTCGGTCACCAACTGCTGGCCCTGGCCTCCGGCGCCAAGACCCTGAAAATGGGTCACGGCCACCACGGCGCCAACCACCCTGTGCAGGACTTGGACACTGGCGTCGTCATGATCACCAGCCAGAACCACGGTTTTGCGGTGGATGAAGCGACTTTGCCGGGCAATGTCCGCGCCATTCACAAGTCGCTGTTCGACGGCTCCCTGCAAGGCATCGAGCGCACCGACAAGAGCGCGTTCAGCTTCCAGGGCCACCCGGAAGCGAGCCCTGGCCCGAACGACGTAGCGCCGCTGTTCGACCGTTTCATCAATGAGATGGCCAAGCGACGCTGA